The Amycolatopsis jiangsuensis nucleotide sequence CGGGTGCCGGCGGCGGGCCGCCTTGGCCACGTGCAGGGCGAGATCACCCATGCGCTCCAGGCTTTCCGCCGCGTGGATGGCGGCGAGCACAGTGCGCAGGTCGGTGGCGACCGGCGCCTGCAGCGCGAGCAACGCGTACGCCTGCTCCTCGCTTTCGGCGCGCGCGTCGTCGACCTTCGCGTCGTCGCTGATCACCTGCTCGGCGAGGCCGAGGTCGACTTCGAGCAACGCGGTCGTCGCACGCTCCATGGCATCGGCCACCTGTGCCGACATCGCGGCCAGGTTCTGGGCGAGCTGATCGAGTTCGACATGGTAGGCCTCACGCATGCCCTCAGCCTACGGCCTGAGCAGCGCGAATACCGCATCGCCGGATGAACCGCACGTGAACCCGGTCTGACGATCAGCCCGCGGAGTCGTTCGCCGACGCGGATTTCGAGCTGTGCGTGCTGTTGCCGGCCTGGTCGGCGGTGGAGGACGGTCCGGGCACGGCCTTGTCCGAGGGCAGCGGGGTGTTGTCGCGCAGTGCGTCGAAGAGTTTCTCGGTGTTCGACTCGACGAGGACCTCGTTGCCGCGCTTGTTGGGCAGCCCGACGGTCGGCACCGTCGTGAAGGTGATCCGGCCAGGGTCGAGGCCGCGCATCGACTGGGCGAGCGTCATCATCTGCTGCACGCCGAGGTTGTCGCCGAAGGTTGCGCGCGCGAACGCGGTGATGAAGCCGGACAGCTTGCCCGGATCGAGCACCACGTCCGAGGACATCACCTTTTTCAGCAACGCGCCGATGAATTCCTGCTGCCGCTTGATCCGGCCGTAGTCGGAGGTGGGATCGCCCTTCACGTGCCGGGCCCGCACGTAGCTCAGTGCCTGGTCGCCGGAGATGGTCACGTCGCCGGTCTCCATCAGCACCTTGCCGAGGGTGGTGTCGTCGATCGGCTGTTCATTGTGGACGGTCACGCCGTGCACCGCGTCGACCATGCCCTTGAAGCCGTTGAAGTCGATGCCGATGAAGTGGTTGATGCGCAGTCCGGTGATCTTCTGGATCACCTTGGTCACGCACTGCGGCCCGCCGACCGCGTACGCGGTGTTCAGCTTGGCGATCTTCTGCTCCGGCGAGATGTCGTCGGTGGTCGCGGATTTCTTCGGATCCCAGCGGTTGCAGGCTGGCCGGTCGATTTCCAGGTCGCGCGGGAAGGAGACGACCACGACGCGTTTCCGGTCCGCGGGCACGTGCGCGACCATGATCGTGTCCGAACGCGCCCCCGGGGTGCTTTCCGAGGTGCCGGCGCCCTCCTCCGCGGAGGCGCCGTCGCGGGTGTCCGAGCCGACCATCAGGAAGTTCTCGTCGTTGGCCTGCGCGTCGGCGTTCTGGATGTCGGCGGAGTTCTCGTCCAGTGCGGAAACCTCGGTGAACTTGGCGTCGAACCAGTTGACCGCACCCCAGGCGATCCCGGTACCGAGGAAGATCAGCGCGGCGACCACGATCAGCGCGATCCGGCCGATCCGGATGCTGCGTTCGGTGTGCCGCTGCTTCTTTTCCTGCAGCCGGGTCTGCGGTGGGTCCTCGGCTTTTTCGGCCTTTTCAATCTTTTCGGCGGCCCCCGGTGCCACCACGCGCTGCAGCGCGGTACGCGTCTGCTCCAGCAACGCGACCGGCCGGGACGTGAACCGCTCCAGCCGCTCCCGCCGCTTGGCCTCTTCGGCCGCGGCGTCGTCGTGGGCGGCGGAGAAGCGCGCGAGACTGTGGTCGATCTTGCGCCGGTACTGCGTCGCCTCGTCGATCGCCTCCATCTCGTCGGTCATGGTGAGCCGATCCTGCTCGCCACGCGCCGACGCGGGCCGCTTCGGCGACCGCCGCTTCCCCGGTACCGCGCCGACCTGGGTACGGTCCCCCGCCGCCGCGGTCAGCTGCGTGCGCTCGGCGTCCGGCGCGGGGGTGAGATGGGTGCGGTCCGCGTTGGGCGCGGGGGTGAGCTGGGTGCGCTCGGCGTCGGCCGGTGCCCGCTCGGACTTCCCGCCGGGTCCCCGGGGACGCTCACCGTTCGGCGCCGGGGTGAGCTGCGTGCGCTCGGCGTCGGCCTGGGGTCGCTCGGGCTGCACGCCCGGCCGGAGCCGCGTCTGGCCGTTGCGACCTGGTGCGAGGTCGTTGCCGTGGCCGTTCGCCCCTGGCGCGAACTGTGCCCGCTCGCCGTTCGGCCCGGGTGCGGGCTGTGGCTGCTCACCGTTCAGCCCTGGCGCGGGCTGCGGGCGCCCGCCGTTCGGGCCGGGTGCGGGGTGCGCGTGCTCGACGTCGGACTCGGGTGGGAACGGCCGTGGCGGGGCAGCGGGCCGTCGACGTCCACGACCGGACCGAGGTGCCATCGCAGCGGCGATCTGCGTGCGCTCGGCCTCCGGAACTTCCGCGGACGGTTCACCGTCGGCTGGCCGGCCACGAGCGGTTCCCTCAACGGCCGTCCCTCCTTCCGGAGCACGACCACGGGGCATACGACGCCGTCCGGCGCCTCCGTTCGGGAACGGCGCCCCGGCGCGGATTCCGGGAGCGGGCGAGCCGTCGTTCGGCCGCTGCCCGTCGGGTGGTCCGTCGCCGGAGTCGCGCGGTCCAGGCGGCAGCCCCCCGTCGCCAGGCCGCCGAGGCTCCGGCGGCAACGCTCCGCGACCCGGCCCGCGCCGAGGCCGCGGTGGTACAGCACCGTTCAGCGTCCGGTCCCGCGGAGCGAAACCCTCGGGCGGAGCCGGAACACCACCGTCAGGCTCGGCGGCGTCCCCGACACCGGAACGGCCCGGTGCCTCCCCCTCGGGCCGGCCACCACGCGAGGGCCCCGCCAACCCAGGCCTGTCCGACTCCGGCCCACCGCCCGCGGCCTGGCCGGTCACCGGACGTTCGGCGTTCGCGGTCCGGCCGGTCACCGGATGTCCCCCACCCGCTGTCCGGCCGGTCACCGGATGTCCCCCACCCGCTGTCCGGCCGGCCACCGGATGTCCCTCACCCGGGTCTAGGCCGGTCACGGAATGTTCTCCGCCCGCCGCCCCGGCTTCCCCTTGCCTGGCGCGCATCCGCCCGCGGCCCTCATCCCGCGGCGAAATCGGCCCGTCCGGACCTGGCCTACCGGGACGAGCAGCGGGCGTGTTCACAGCTTTGTCGACTTCGCCCTGAGTGGCGTCACCCGGACCAGGACGTCCTGGCGCAGGCCCGAACTGTCCTTGCCCTGCTTCGGCGGGACCGTAGGGGCCGAAAGCACCGTTCGCCGGACGATCGGCCACGAGACCACGGGGACCCGGCCTTCCGGGAACGCCGCCACCGGCCCCGGGACGGTCGGAACTGCCGGCGTCGGGACCGTGGTGAGTGGGCGCGGGGTCGGCGGGACCGTGCTGGCCGTGTGCACCGGTGTCGGGACTGTGGTGGCCGTGGGTGGCGGCGTCGGGACCGTGGTGACCCTGGGCGCGGGCGTCAGGACCGTGCTGGCCGTGTGTGGTGTCGGTGGGGCCGTGCCATCCCGCTGGGGGATTGACCGGGCCGGGGTGGCTGGAAGCCGGAGCCGGGTCGTTGACCCCGGACGTTGCGGGGACGCCGGGTACCGAGCCGCCCGCCGGGAACGCGGCGGGCGGGGAGTGCAAGCGGGAGCCGGCGGCGGGCGGTGACGGTTCGGTATGCCGGGACGCGCGCGACGACCGCGGGCCTCCTGCGTGACTGGAAGGCTCGTCTTCGGGGGGAGCCGTTTCCTCCGGTGCTGCGTGGTGGGCGCCTTGCGGAGGACCCGCGGTCCCGTCCGCGCCGGAATCGGCTGCGTGTGCGCCCGGGAAGAGGCCCGGCTCGCTGTCGGAAACACGGGTTTCCGCAGCGTGCGAACCGGTCGCCGCCGTGCGGGATTCGCCTGCGTGGCCGTGGACGTCCCGGCTGTGAGCCCCGGATCCACCAGACCGGTCGCGGTCGGCGAAGTGCGTGCCGGTGCCATTCGTACCGCGCCCGTACTCTCCGGCGGTGCCGCTCGCGCCGGGGCCGCTGTGGTGCTCGCCGGTGCCGTTCGTACCCCGTCCGCGTCCGTGCTCGACGGCGGCGGGACCGGGGCCAGCCCCGATCCCGTCCTCCCCACGGCGGGTGTCGTTTCCGCTGAAGCCGCGTCCGTTCGGGGCGCGGTCGGTGGTGCCGTTCGGCGGGAGGTCGTGGCCGTTGGCTTCGCGGCCGGTGTCGTTTCCGCTGGTATCCCCGGTGCCGGAGCGGGGCAGGGTGGTCGGTGGTTCGGCGCGCCGGGCGCCGGATTCGCCGTCGAAGGTGGGGCGTTCCCCGGTGTGCCTGGCGAGCACGTCGGACACGCTGATGCCGCCGTGGGTGTCCATCGAACGGCGGCGGCCTCGACGGGACGCGGGATCGGAGTGCTGACCGGTGCCGGGGGTGTTGCGGTCGTCAGGCACTCGGTCTCCTCTCGCACGTCAGGGGCGCCGGTCGGGGCGGCTCGCCTTCGAACCCGGCCTCGGGTGGCCGGGTCTCCCAGGACACGTCGTACCGGGGGAGCTTTTCGTTATCGTACGGATACCCGCCGTTGGTGACGACACCCTGCCGCGAAATTCTTCACCTTGCGTCGATCTGCGGAGCGCGGAAGCGGGCGAACAGGTGAAGATCGGGTTCCGGGAATGGGGCAATTGCGAGTCGAAGTCACTCAGAGTGCGTAATGACCTGTGCGGATTCGCGGTCCCGATAGGCGACCTTGTTGCGTCCGGCGTGCTTGGCGGCGTAGAGGAGATCGTCGGCCCGGTGCAGCTGACGCGGTCCGGAGCCGGTGCCGTGCGCGAGGCCCACGCTGATCGTCACCTGAAGTCCGGGCTGAAGTTCTGACCAGGAGTGACGAGCGATCCGCGCGCGGGCGGCCTCGGCGATCCGCAGCGCGCGCGGCTGCTCCACGCCGGGCAGGACGAGTGCGAATTCCTCACCGCCGTACCGCGCGCAGAACGCCTCCGGCGGCAACCCCTCCTGCAGAAGGTCCGCGACCCGGCAGAGCACGCGGTCGCCGAGGAGGTGACCGTACGTGTCGTTCACCGACTTGAACCGGTCCAGGTCGACGAGCGCGACCGCCAGCCCGCCGGACAGGGGCAGGCCGAGCAGCCGCTGGTCGAGATAACGCCGGTTGTAGCTCGACGTGAGCGGATCGCGCAGGCTGCCTGCCCGCGCGATGTCGAGCGCGGACCGCAGGTGGTGGTAGGCCCGCCGCCAGTCGCCCTGGGTGGCGAACAGGTCCGCGATCGACTCGTGCAGCGCCAGCAGATCCGGCGCGGGGGTCCCCGCCGTGAGCTCGTCTTCCACCGACACACCCACCTCCGCCACCCCTTGGTTGTCGACGTAAAGGTGCGGCTTCTTGAGGTATCGGTACGGGTCAGCACGAATTTCGCTCAAGTGGACGACGAGCTTCCACCGTTGTCACGCAACGGAGTTTTCCGCTCAGAGTCGGGAAAACGGTTTCCGATCCCTGAGCTGCGCGAACTGGTCCCTCGCCCAGTAACTCACGTTTGCCTCAGAATTCTCGAGCAACTGTCCGTAATCGGACCACGGAATCCACCGCCAGTCGCCGACCTCCTCGGGGTTGGGCTCCGGCTCGCGCTCACTCCACGCGACGAACACCGGGCAGAACTCGTTCTCCACGATTCCCTGGTACGGCGGTGTCCGGTACCGGTACTTCGGCAGCACGCACGACAGGTCGGTCAGCACCGGCAGGCCGAGCTCGTAGGTTGCCCGCCGGCGGACCGCGTCCTCCAGCGCCTCGTCCGGCGCGGGGTGACCGCACACGCTGTTCGTCCAGACGTCCGGCCACACCTTCTTGTGTCCGGCGCGTTGCGTGATCAGCAACGCCTGGTCCGAATGGCGCAGGACGTAACAGGAGAACGCGAGGTGCAGTCGCGTCTCGGCGTGGTGGCTGGCGAGCTTCGGTCCGGTCTCCCCGGTGGGCACGCCGTCCTCGGTCACGAACACGACGCGCTCGGTCTCTGTGCTGGTTTCCACGTTCGGCACTGAACACCACTGGCGCGCCGGCCGGTACCGCAGGCCGGGTGGCTGCCCGCGATGTTCGCCGGGCCGGGTGGCGGCGCCCGACGGAGAGTCACCTGACGCCGACGCTGACGAAACGCGCGGCCGTCGAAAACGATGCGATCGAAAAATGGCACGCAAGGAAATGCACTCAGCTCACTGCTGCCGATTCCACCCTACCGCGAACCAGGCGATTTCACCTGCAATAGGCAATCCATTCCGGGCAATCGCGTTCACTGCCCGCCGAGGTGTTCCACGAGCAATGAGGTCACCGCTTCCGGTGCCTCCTCCACGGCCCAGTGCGACACGTCCTCCAGCATTTCGAACCGGTACGGTCCGGTGCACCACTGCTCGGTGGCCAACGCCGCGGTGGATCCGAAAGCGACGTCCTCTGTGGACCACACGTACAGGGCGGGCACCGAGATCCGGCCGATCTTCCCGCCGGGCCTGCCCGCGCGGTACCAGTTCAGCGCGGCGGTCAGTGCGCCCGGTTCGGTGAGCCGCTGCACGTACTCGTCGATCTTGCTGGGCGGGATCCGCCGGTCGAAGATCTCCCGCAGTGCCTTCGCGCCGTCGGCCAGCATCCGCCGCTCGGTGGCGGGGGTCTGCCGCCATTCGGTCATGTACCCCGAACGCAGGTGCTGGTCCTCGTCGGTGCGCAGCGCCTCGGCCAGCGCGCCCGGATGCGGTGTGGACACCACGGTGAGGCTGCGCAGCCGCTGCGGGTGCTCGTCGGCGGTCCACCACGCGACCGCGCCGCCCCAGTCGTGGCCCACCAGGTCGAATCGTTGCCAGCCCAGGGCATCGGCGATGGTGACCACATCGGACACCAGCGAGCCGATGCCGTACTCGGCAGGCCGCTCCGGGCGTACGCCGGGAGAGTAGCCGCGCTGATCCGGTGCCACCGCGCGGTAGCCGAGCACGCCGAGCGTGGCCACCTGGTGCTCCCACTCCACCGCGGCTTCCGGGAAGCCGTGCAGCAGCAGTACCGGTCGGCCGTCCTCGGGTCCGGCGGCGATCGCGTCGAAGGATCCGGCCTCGGTCGGGATGCTCACCTGGTCGATCACATCCAGCACTCTACGACCGGACAACCGTGCCGCTCGCAGTGCCTGCCAGGGCACAGCCACGCGGACAAAGGGGCAACAGTGGGTATGGCCACGTCGGAAACGTCGTCGCAGTTCACGAACACCGGGCGAGGCGGGGTCCGCGCCGTGGTTGCCCCACAACACGCAAGCCGGTGTTCAGAAGGGAACAACGCGGCGACAAGGCCTCGACCGGACACTTACCGTAAGTCCGCAGTCCCCGTCTGCCCTCCGTACCGGCCGAACGAAGGGCATCCGCGGAGACATCGTGCGGCCTGGCCCGCCAGGTCGGCAAACCCCAGTACACGACCAGAGGAGAAAGCGTGGCTTCCAAGGACGGCGCACTCGTCGATACCGACGTCATGCGCAAGGGTGCGCAGACGATCACCGACACCGGGCAGAACATCACGGGGGTGAACCAGAAGGTCGACGCGACCATGCAGTCGCTGTTCAGCACCTGGCGCGCGGACTCCGCGAACGTTTTCAGTGGCGCCATGGGGCAGTTCGACCAGACGGTCCGCAAGATCGTGCAGAAGCTGGACGAGCTCTCGCAGAACGTGCAGGCCTCGGCATCCCAGTACGACGCCCAGGACCAGGACAACACCTCGAACGCCAACAACAACGCCGCCATCATCGGCGGCGGCGGTCTGCAGGGCTTCTGATCCCCCTTCCTTCCCCAACGAAAGGACAACCCCATGGCTTTGGGTCAGTTCCAGATCAGCTTCGCGACGATGCAGGACACCGTCGGGCAGGCCAAGCAGCAGTCCAACCAGATCACCGAGCTGCTTGACCAGATGAAGGCGGTCATCGAAAGCCAGCGTGAAAACTGGACCGGCGTCGCGGCGGACATGTTCCACGAGACCTACAACTTCTGCCACCAGGCCGCGCTCACCCTGCCGCAGGCGCTCGACGCGGCCGCGCAGACCCTCGGTTCGATCAACGAGGGCACCTCGACCACCGAGGGCAACAACGCCAAGCGGTTCGCCGCGAACTGACGTCTTCCTTCTTCTGTGGTGCGGCAACCGTGCCGCACCACAGAAGTGGACCGGAAAGGACGGTGAGAAGTCATGGTGGCGCTGGGTGACAACTCCTACGGTCAGAACAACAACGCTTACGAGGATCCGGAGCCCTCGGAATCCGGGGACTTCAACAGCCCCGGTGACCAGACCCCGCCGGATCCGAGCAACGAGTGGATCCCGCCGGGCGACGTGGGCAAGCCACCGCCGGTCCCGGGTGGCTCGGACACGCCGGGCAAGGGCGTGACCGCGGTCAACACCGAGGCCATGCGGACGTTCGCGAAGAACCTCGAGACCCTGGCCGACGGTCCGATCAAGGACCTGGAGCACAAACTGGACGGTGTTCAGTTGAAGCCCGGGATCTTCCTCACCGCGAACGAGAAGATCTTCCAGCCGATTCTGGGCTCGAACGCGTTGCGGGACACCTCGAAGACCGCGATCCACGATCTGGTCCGGGCGCTCGGTGACATGTCCGAGGCGGTGAACACGGCCGCGAAGGCGTACGAGAACGCCGATGAGGTCAACAAGATGACCGCGGATGAGTACAACGAGTACTTCAACGAGGTCAACGGCCAGATCACCAACGCCGGTCAGAAGCACTGACCGCACGGGCGGCGGTCTCTCCGGGTTCGAAGCGATCGAGGGACGATGGGCGACAAGCACGACGACAACAGTCACGGATTCACTGCCGACGAAACCGGGGTCTGGCCGGACACCACCGGTACCGGAAACGGGAACACCACCGGTGACCCGACGAAGGATTTCGATGGCCTGTCCTGGAAG carries:
- a CDS encoding GGDEF domain-containing protein — translated: MAEVGVSVEDELTAGTPAPDLLALHESIADLFATQGDWRRAYHHLRSALDIARAGSLRDPLTSSYNRRYLDQRLLGLPLSGGLAVALVDLDRFKSVNDTYGHLLGDRVLCRVADLLQEGLPPEAFCARYGGEEFALVLPGVEQPRALRIAEAARARIARHSWSELQPGLQVTISVGLAHGTGSGPRQLHRADDLLYAAKHAGRNKVAYRDRESAQVITHSE
- the idi gene encoding isopentenyl-diphosphate Delta-isomerase, yielding METSTETERVVFVTEDGVPTGETGPKLASHHAETRLHLAFSCYVLRHSDQALLITQRAGHKKVWPDVWTNSVCGHPAPDEALEDAVRRRATYELGLPVLTDLSCVLPKYRYRTPPYQGIVENEFCPVFVAWSEREPEPNPEEVGDWRWIPWSDYGQLLENSEANVSYWARDQFAQLRDRKPFSRL
- a CDS encoding WXG100 family type VII secretion target; translated protein: MALGQFQISFATMQDTVGQAKQQSNQITELLDQMKAVIESQRENWTGVAADMFHETYNFCHQAALTLPQALDAAAQTLGSINEGTSTTEGNNAKRFAAN
- a CDS encoding WXG100 family type VII secretion target — protein: MASKDGALVDTDVMRKGAQTITDTGQNITGVNQKVDATMQSLFSTWRADSANVFSGAMGQFDQTVRKIVQKLDELSQNVQASASQYDAQDQDNTSNANNNAAIIGGGGLQGF
- a CDS encoding alpha/beta fold hydrolase, whose protein sequence is MIDQVSIPTEAGSFDAIAAGPEDGRPVLLLHGFPEAAVEWEHQVATLGVLGYRAVAPDQRGYSPGVRPERPAEYGIGSLVSDVVTIADALGWQRFDLVGHDWGGAVAWWTADEHPQRLRSLTVVSTPHPGALAEALRTDEDQHLRSGYMTEWRQTPATERRMLADGAKALREIFDRRIPPSKIDEYVQRLTEPGALTAALNWYRAGRPGGKIGRISVPALYVWSTEDVAFGSTAALATEQWCTGPYRFEMLEDVSHWAVEEAPEAVTSLLVEHLGGQ
- a CDS encoding WXG100 family type VII secretion target — its product is MVALGDNSYGQNNNAYEDPEPSESGDFNSPGDQTPPDPSNEWIPPGDVGKPPPVPGGSDTPGKGVTAVNTEAMRTFAKNLETLADGPIKDLEHKLDGVQLKPGIFLTANEKIFQPILGSNALRDTSKTAIHDLVRALGDMSEAVNTAAKAYENADEVNKMTADEYNEYFNEVNGQITNAGQKH
- a CDS encoding LCP family protein, whose product is MTDEMEAIDEATQYRRKIDHSLARFSAAHDDAAAEEAKRRERLERFTSRPVALLEQTRTALQRVVAPGAAEKIEKAEKAEDPPQTRLQEKKQRHTERSIRIGRIALIVVAALIFLGTGIAWGAVNWFDAKFTEVSALDENSADIQNADAQANDENFLMVGSDTRDGASAEEGAGTSESTPGARSDTIMVAHVPADRKRVVVVSFPRDLEIDRPACNRWDPKKSATTDDISPEQKIAKLNTAYAVGGPQCVTKVIQKITGLRINHFIGIDFNGFKGMVDAVHGVTVHNEQPIDDTTLGKVLMETGDVTISGDQALSYVRARHVKGDPTSDYGRIKRQQEFIGALLKKVMSSDVVLDPGKLSGFITAFARATFGDNLGVQQMMTLAQSMRGLDPGRITFTTVPTVGLPNKRGNEVLVESNTEKLFDALRDNTPLPSDKAVPGPSSTADQAGNSTHSSKSASANDSAG